The following is a genomic window from Epinephelus moara isolate mb chromosome 17, YSFRI_EMoa_1.0, whole genome shotgun sequence.
ATTGGATAATGGCGCTACATATATAGTGTGTATACAAAAGTATGATGATTAATCAGGAATGGCAAAggttaaaggtccaatgtgtagggatatactggcagaaatgatatataatataataagtatgttttcttgagtgtataatcacctgaaaataagaattgttgtgttttcattaccttagaatgagccgtttatatctacatacggagcggGCCCTCGTCCACTAAGTCAACAAGAAAACTTTACGCATCAGTAGTTTGATGATAAACATTGTATTCACAGGTGGGAAACAGGGGAGTGGAGTTCATGCTCTGCTACCTGTGGGGTTGGTCTGATGACGCGCACTGTGGCGTGCACTCACCAGCCCTCTCGGGACAGCAACCGTACTGAGGTTTTGAGGGATGAAGACTGTCAGAGCCCCAAACCCAATCCTGTCCAAGCCTGCAACCGCTTTGACTGCCCTCCTGTGTGGGACACACGTGACTGGGGACAGGTAATGGATCTCAGTTAGGAAGTTCACTACCCTAAATGCCTGACCCAGCACATATTGCTAATGTAACCCCTGGCCCCTCTGTATTTTTGTAGTGCTCCCAGAGCTGTGGTGGTGGATTTCAAAAGAGGCAGGTCCTGTGCAAACAGCGGTTGGCGGATGGCAGCATCCTGGAGCTGCCTGACACCTTTTGCCCTTCAAAGACTCCTGCAAATCAGCAGCCCTGTGGCAAACAAGAGTGCCCACCTCAATGGGTCACAACTGACTGGTCCCAGGTAGACTTTTCATCAAGGCACCAACctactttttaaattggtcaaaaacaaaatgcaattccgtatgtacagtatacagtcttctcattttcatattttacaaTGTTTTTTGTCCAGTGCTCAGTGACCTGTGGAAATGGCATTCAGAGACTACAGTCAGTCTGCAGAAAACAAGGGGCAGGAAGGGGGCATTGGATCGTAGCCTCTGAAAACTGTTCCCTAATGGCTCGGCCCACCAAAATCCGGCCATGCTCCCTCAGGCTCTGTGAGAGTAAGAGACCCTCTGTTTGGCTGTATTTCATTAAATTGTATCACTTTGTTTTGTTAGTAAGCCAGCCAGTTCACCTGTTCTGTTAATTTCATCACAGACTCTGTCAAGCCTGATCCCACCATACTGGCCCAGAAGAAAGTGTATATCCAGTGGAGGAAGGGCAAAAAGATACAGCTGATAGTGGGAGGCTATGCCTACCTGCTCCCTTGGACAACTGTGGTCCTTCGCTGCCCAACCCGCCACTTCCGCAAAGGCCAAATCCGATGGTTGAAGGAGGGAAAGCCCTTGGTCAGTCTCCCACATCTCTCTATAACACCACTAGGATACGTGAAGATTCAGCAGGTTCGTGCATCTGATGCAGGGGTATACACATGCATCGCAGGTCAGGCACAAGAACATTTTGTCCTACAGATCATTGGCAGCAAGCAGAAGCTATCTGTTCCAGAGTCATTGCTCGTGGCAGATGGACAACAAAAGGTTGGGCAGCCAGATGTGCCCACAACAGGAGAAAGATTTCAGGAACTACCGATCTCCCTCAATCAATATGACAACATTGTTGAGCAGTTGCTTGAACTCAAAGGTTCCCTCCAAGATGAAAAAGACACTGCTGACAAAACACACTCAAGTGAAAAGAACAGGTCGACCCTGGAGGATGAGAGAGCTAGTTCAGAACTTTCAAACCTGCCTGTGCTCATCGCCGATACCCACAGGCTAGATGAGATCATGCACAACTTCTCTGAAGGCCTCGGAGGACCATGGGGGGAACAACTCATTGCGCAATTGCTCAGTGAGCTCACTATGACACAAGGAGAAACCAATGAGTCTACTCTTTATCCCCCGGACAGTGCAGAATCTTCCACGCAAGGGCCCCTCCTTTATAAACCGAACATCAAAGCCCACACGTCCAGGCCAAGAAGCCCGGTGATAATCCAACGCTCCAGAAAGGTGGGAGCTGTGCTGTCATCTGAAATGATAGTTCATGTGGGAGCGCCAGTTTTTCTGCAGAAACCCATGACTAGTTTGGAGCTGAGGTGTGAGGCACTAGGGAACCCTGAGCCATCCCTGACATGGACAAAAAATGGAAAAGAGTTGAACTACAACAGCAGGTAAGAACTGCCCTTTAATGTGACCTTTTGTGTGAAAGGCATCAAGAAAACTGAGATTTTGTTATAAAAAGAAGCAGATTCAGTGGTTGTGTTGTCTTGGTGTTGGCAGAGTAGGCCTGTTGTCCACTGGCTCACTTAGGATCCAGTCTCCAAGCAAGGCAGATGAGGGTCTGTACACCTGCACTGCCAGGAACCGTTTTGGATTGACATCTCTTTCGTCTTGGCTGCAGATTTCAGGTAAGATCCACAAAGCAAATTGGTTTATCTTCTGGAGTAGTTTCATCAAAGGGtaacttaagtatttttcaacctggactctgtTTTCCCTCTAAAGTGACCACTGGGAACAacggttttttttttgtttttttttaaattggtcccgTATTGATCGGCAAAACAGGCTACAGTGTAACCATTTGGGGCATGTTCGCACTCCATTTAcctccactaaaagtgcttgctTTTGTCACTGATGGGCTCAGATTATCAAGTGTCTAAAAAACATCATGGAAAGTATACTGAAAGCGATAGACATTTTTGTTATAGAGTACAACAgccccaccagactccatttaaataaggaatgattttatcattgtaaaacacacttcattcaaagtcaacagaaacaaaataaaactcaaataaccatcttggttcatctttccactgtccCAACAATCACTAACTCTGgcttggttgaaataaaccctttaTTCTCCCAGTTAGatttgaaaatatgctggctctgtacatgctaaaattactgtttatttgaatggagtctggtggggtTGGCAATGGCAATTTCAGggctttttctggttaaataaaaagaatcTCACTCTTAGATAAAAATTtctatctctgtaggaatccttccataatgttgtcagacatgtagaataacaatctgagcctgtcagtggcaaaaacaagcactttcagtggacgCACATTGAAGGTGTAAACATAACCAGAGTGATTAAATTGTAGCCTGTTTCATCAGTGCTGGTTACAGCCCTGTTGCTCAATACTAgcccaatttcaaaaattgttgttcccattagtcgcttagtcataaaaacattgggaaatagggtccagattgaaaaataccaaagttatccttaaGGTAATTCTtgggtaataataataataatgattatccAAACATTATGTTGTAATCAAGCACCCaaagtttcaaaaatatgacataatattgggaaatatgcttatttgctttcttgtcgAAGTTATATGAGAAAATAGAGACTACTCTTAATTTTTACAGGATGAATAAAGAGCTAGGAGACAAGGCAGtttgcttagcttagcataaaggctaGAAGAATGGGGAAACAGCAagcctggttctgtccaaaGGTACCAGCTTCTAAAGCTTCTTAAAGTGTGATGTAGCTTCAATGAAGTCCTATAATGGGCAGATACTGAGTACATTACTGAAAACTGCTTTTGTAGCTACACATACAAACGATTGAGTCAGTACTAACCTAATGTCAAGTTGAGTTTGTCCTAATAATCTCTCATGCAGTCCAGGTTACAGTAATGTGTGTTGTTCTTCTGTGGTTTAGGCTGAGAGATTCTGGGAAAGCATTCTTTTCaactgagaaacacacacagtcatgacCGTAGACACAGATATACAGTAAGCTTTTACACACCCTGGTGGCTCATCTGGCTGAGTCAGTAATGGGGAATGTCCAGAGCGTGCCACAGCTCGGGTCATCTCCGCGCGGCGCTGTCATTTGTCTCCTCAGAGCATGACCAGTTGCGGCCTTGCTGCATTGTCATCAAAGCAGCGATACAGCCGGGTTTCCTGACGCTCCGGCGCTTTTCCTCCCCCATACGACAGCAATTAGAGGTTCCAGGCAATGTTTCAAAGAAGATTAGGTGGGTGCACCCCATTCGCCTAATCTAAACGGAGGATAAAGGGGCTTAAGATGCTGAAAAATGTCCAAACTGCATTTTCTCATATTTTTAATTCAAACTCAGTTTAAGGTCGTGTCGAATGGATGCACTCCAGAAATCTCAAGAATGCAATCCCAAGTACTGTGAATGCCTTTACAGGGAAATTGAACTTGAAAATATCATTCTCAGGTTCTTGGAAAATGCAGTGTCATTTCTGAACAAGAGTAGGTCACGTCTTCACATACAGGCCAGTGAATCATGACCCTCTTCTTATTGTCAAAGACAAAAATTTAGAGCTGCTGAAGTATGAGTGACAGGAGACTTTTTTCTTACTTGATGCACCTTTATCTCTGTATTTCCATCTTGTTTTAGCTGAAGTGAGAAAACCAGGAATGATGCCTATGTAAGTGACTATACATCAGGACtattatgctgcattcacatggaatcGGGCAGACGGTAGATGGACAAACCCTTCTGGATCAGTCCTAGTTCCCTGAgtccatgtgaatgcagcattagagTCTACCAGGCAATACAAAAGCATCTTCATCTAAAGCTCATTATATAATGTTCCTCGTTGAACTGGTAAGATCACTGCAGTAAGACATGAATTTTGCTGAGTGAATGTCTGCTTTAAAATCCTAATACATTAACAGAGAGGACACTGAAACTAAAATCAGCAATAGAAAGTAAGGATTAAAAAGATAGTTCTCTCTTCCTTTGATATCTGAAGTATCCAAGTATCTAATTTCAGGTGGCAAAGGAAGAAACTGTGTCCAAGGTAATGGTATGGGAACAAATGGCCCTATTTGCTCTGAGAGGACTAACAGTAACCAGTCAGCTGAGCTGTGCCATGGACAATCCTGCCCCCTCAGGTACCTTTCTGTTACTACATGTTTACCCAGTTGGATATTTTGAATATTACATAATAATACCAGTTCTGACTGTCTCCTTTGCTTGCATTCCAATTTCTTTTGAGAACTTGAATTGATCTGATATACGTTATTAGTTACTGTCTACTTTTCCTCTGTGGTTTTGATTAGGTGGCGAATGGATCCTTGGTCTCCATGCTCAACCAATTGTGGAGGTGGATCCCAGTCCAGGAGTGTCCGCTGCATGAAGGGTCCTGAGGGCAAATCAAGAGAGGTGGAGGGCCAGCACTGCCTCGGCACAGGGAGGAGACCCTCTGACACCAGGCTATGCAACCTACAGCCCTGTGCCAGATGGGCCACTACCCACTGGGGAGCGGTGAGTCGATTCACTCTTAACACATGTACTTGGGCTTTGTCAAGGCTGTGCAAAACACAGTTTACTTCCAAAACTTATTGCCTGTTCTTAGTCAGTTCATTTGAGCTGGTAACCAAATAACCAGTGCTTTCAGTGTTTCTTTGTTACCCAGTTTTGTAAAGGGGAAGCACCCTGCCAGTCCTTCCTGATAGTCAAATATTTGTTGTAGTTAGGGAAGTCACCTTTTCTCTGTGGTAACCCTATCACATTTTCCCTAAGTGTTTTATGAGAATTCCCGTTTTGcattttattgcaaaaaaagtAGCTCCCATTTCGAAATACAAACTAAATGCTTTCATTATGAGGCATAGTTTAGATTTAAAACTTGAAAACTTGAAAGTGTGTGGGCTTGAAAATGCCAAAACCACATGAGGGAGAGTTGATAGCAGGCAAGTATTTTCTTTTGATGAAATCTCCTCTTTCAGTGTCACGGTCAATGTGTGGGTCCCAGTTTGGCCACACAGCACCGCCATGTTTACTGCCAAGACAACAATGCCACCAAACTCCCCTACAGGATGTGCAGTGGACTCCAGAGGTGAATATGGATTAACAGTTTGTGATTTATGATGTTGATGAACAATAAAAATTACAGCAATATCTCatgtttcagtgaaaaagcCACTCACTGGAGTGTTTAGGACTTTTTTTGACCCTTTTCTTTATGCGTCTTTGTATTTTTAGGCCCAGCTCTGTAAAGAATTGCTCCACAGATGCCTGTGCCCTTCACTGGCGTGTAGGGCCGTGGACACAGTGCACTGCCACCTGTGGACGGCACGGTTTCCAGTCACGCCAGGTGACCTGCGTCCACCGTCGAACTGGAAAGGCCACACGTGAACATCACTGCATGTGGAAGCCGCGCCCTCCCAGCTGGCAGCGATGCAATATTTTGTCCTGTGGCAGAGGTGAGAAAAAACAGCGACACAGACAAGCAGTTTCTGAATTGTgattttgaatataaaatgatcCTGCATTTATTATATGTTGTATAGCATATTCAAAATGATATAACTGCATATGTTGATGGTTAAATTTTCCTCTGAAAAGCATATTTTAGAGGtcaaaatactgaaaataacCTCAGTGCAGTACCAGCTGGTTGTCGTTAGTCCCAGCCGATTTCATGACCACATTAATGGCGTATTTCTGAGGTCTTGCCCTAAATAAACTAGTGGAAGAATAACTAAAATTGGAATTAAAATTagattattaaattaaaaatattattgCCAGAATATTTTTTGCATAAGCTCCATCATGGCACATTACATTCCCTTAATGGGCCCAGCCCATAATGCACATAGTTTGGGTTTTATGTGCTGAGGTCTGGAAGCATCTGTTTCTGCAATTTTTGCTGGCACCCCAATACAAAACAAGTGAAAGTAATTTTGCATGTGGTACTTAGGAAGTAAAAAAATACTATTTAAAATTTCTCCGGCATCAGGTAATCCTGAAAACAACATCCCAGTTACATTTGATGAACGAATCCCTATAAATACAGCTTACATTTCAGATATTATCTCAGGGAGGAATTGTTGATGTCTGAAATTTGTCGTGATATTCAACTAACCTCTATATTTGTGTAGAAGAGTTGGTTCTTTGAAACCACTTCACATAAAACTGCAAGGCTCGATACTACAAGGCCTGCACTAAGAgaatattttagatttttgtaAACTGACCCTTTACCCCAGAAGATTAAAGAAGATTTCCGAACCTTATTTTCTTGTATTGTGCTGGCTTTAGTAACTGCTGAAGGATGATCCCTTTAACAAAAGCATTTAAAAGGAAATCCTCTTGATGCTCTATCTTGAGGAgaggcttaaagggatagtttggattttttgaagtggggttgtatggggtgcttatccatagtcagtgtattacctacagtagacgTCAGTCAgaatgcccccagtttggagaaggaGGCtcgagtctgacatggaagctaaacaatgtactgttGTGGATGGGGTtcaacaacaaaatgtattttagcctgTATGTAATATTCTGTCAATGGATAAGTACCACGCACAGCCCCACCTCAAAAAACCTGAACCATCCCTTTAAAATGAGTACGTGTAGTAAACTGTAACGTCTGTGTATTGCAGCAGGAGAGTGTCGAGACAGCACGAGGTACTGCGAAAAAGTTCGACAGCTAGAGCTTTGCCCGCTGCCCCAGTTTAAGAGTCGCTGCTGTCATTCCTGCCAAAACACCTGAGACTGGGACGTAAGACGAGGGCCATGGACGACCTTGATAGGTCAGAAAGATGCTCCAACAGCCGACAGAGACTTGAAACCTCAATGCCCCATCCTTACACCCACAACTGTCTTCAATGATCAGTCTTGGCTGGGGATGCCTGAGTGTGGAGGAATGTTTGGATGATCATACCTCGAGTGGTTGTGATCTTATTTCCTCAAAGATATTATGTGTTGGTTTGAATTTGAAAGTTTTGAGAGGAGTGTCTGCTAATGAAGGCTTCagttttacttctttttttttttaaaaatctgacgGTCACGAAGCTTTCCTAGATTATGCAAACGTAACTAAGATACATTTCCATTGTGAGTAACAGAAACTTGTGGTGACTGCAGTGTTTCATAAAGGGGAAGTCATAAAAAACTGGTGTAGTTTCAGGGTTTTTTATAAAGGAATGGAATGATAATGCTGCACCACCACCATTGTAACACCCTCACTTCATCTCCAAAACAGGGTGCATATTATCATGCAATTCACCTTATAAATATGTGATTAATACACCTGTTTTTCATGGATTGACTTCATACCCAGGGTTTCTGGGTAGACCCCTGAGCTTTTGATAACCACTGGATAGTTGTGTGCTTGCCTTTATTGCAATGGTCTCCAAAACAGTGTTGATAAATGGTTTTGATGCTAAATGAGATTTTATGATAGATGTATGGGTAGACTGTTGTTTAAACAGAGCACAATGTTGCATATAAATGGGAACTGGCAAAGAGCCTTCTATTTTTAATACATTATATGCAGTGCATTTGGTATCAACCACATGGGAAATAGATTATGGTTTGTGTtatcatttttgagcaatttagCACGtgtttaaaaaggaaaaaattaaGGTTGCAGGCGTTGCATCTGCATTTTTCATAGAATTAAAAAGTAGGAAATGATAAAGATTTATCTTGCATGGGTTGCACTATGGAGGTGTATGACTGAAGCAAGTCAATTTTTGGAAAAACGACACTTATTTTGCACTCAACTCATCCAAGTCTTTGTTAAGAACATGGCttgttgagtttgttttttgttttagtttgtaaAGTTacattgtttatatattttgttttgtgatttCTTGCAAAGATATTTGATAAACGTCCCTTTTAACCACTTTATGACTCTCTCtgacaaattatatttttgctttagtgcgacattttaggggaaaaaacagtTACATTTGACAGTTCTTGTGTAACTCTTTTTTCTTGGACAGATTTCAGTGTTAGTTGAacttaaaacatgtaaatattaaCTCTGTTTTACACTTGGATATTGGTTGAAGCAAGAGGGAACTGTTTATAGTCATTATTAATGAAAACCATATTTGTGCCAGATAGGCAGGGTTTGCACTTTTGACATTATGTCCTGAGTTCCACAATGCATCAAGTGCAACACATACCTTAGCTGATAACTTGGACTTTCTAGGTGTGATTATTTTACTTTGTAAAAGACAAATATGATTAACATATTACTTATGCTCTTAAGTTATGTAGATATTTGTTTTGTccttttaactatttattttcatttgtgttCTTGTGCATAGTTTTGTAAATAATTACAGGGGTGGGTATTAAGTATTCATTTCCTTACAGGTTTTTTTGGTATTTGATGTGCATGCAATGGGGACCCTCTGCTGGTGAACTGATGTGTTGCTTCCTGCTCATGCCTGGTTTATcattaaataaaaccaaatacatTCCTTTTACAATCTGTTTGTTGTGGTtctctcttttaaaataaatctgcatTATCTAGTCAAAGTTCTCAAATTTGCATGATTATTGAAGTGGCATTTCTGTCAAACCTTTACACTATTTTGGTAATTCTCACTTCCTCATCACCATATATATTTAGATGGGAGGTTCCACCATGAACCAGCAGAACAAGACATTCAAGGTTCATGTGTTGTTACAACGTAAGTCTTTTATCAAGACTGGCAGAAAAGcacttcctctttctctttctactATGTACAGCTGGCTTTCTATTTCTCAGTGCTTGAAGACAGAAATGCATTTATGGGATCCCTATGCGGAGATACTGCTTTACAACATGAATCTAGACGCCACGCCTCACATTTGCACCATCAGCAGATCATAACTGGACCTTTCTGCTCTGTGCTGTTGATTATTTCAGATTAGTTATGGTGGAAAAGGATGGTTGTAATTCCTGTTTGACAGCACTCATGGTTCTGCGAGTTTCCCTCGTGGATGAACTGGAAGGACGGATCGACTCTTTGCTGGAAATCTTAGTAAGTCGGGAGGTGTTCACTCGTGATGACCGTGAGGAGGTGTTGTGTCTGTTGGGGCCTCGGGCAAGAGTGAGAAAGGTGTTGGATATCTTGACATGTAAAGGCGAGGAAGCAGCTGAGATTTTTCTCTCAATTAGCAGTCATCAGGAAGAGGTACAGACGCACTCCAATGAAGGCAACACAGATCAGCCTCAATCCGAAGGTGAGCAATTCAAACCACAGAGATGTCATTTAAGATCGTTTTTGGAGTGTGAATAGCACTAAGAGTTAAACATTTGGAATAGCATTGCATTGTTCATATAAACTGTATAAGTAGTGTATGAGACAAATTATAATCTCATCTTCTTTTGCAGAGTATAACAAAGTCAAACGAAAGCATAAAGATGTCCTTGCACGCCGAAGTGAGAGCATGCTCTTCTACAATACTCGACACGGAGAGAAAATCCTTTTTTCCGAACACTATGTGAATCTCTTGTTGGCCGATGGACACCAGGGCTTGGAGATAAAAAGACACGAGGTGCTGACATTTGGACAAAAGCGACTATCTTTGCAGCAGAAGTCAGCAGTGCATAGGAAAATCACACCAGCTGAACTCTTTTCAAGCACACATGGAAACCGTCCGGTTAAGAAAGTTCTGGTGTCAGGGGTGGCCGGCATTGGAAAAACCATCCTGGTGCAGAAGATGCTGTTCGATTTTGGGGGAAACAGGGAACACCTTGCATTTGACTTCATTATCCACATGACATTCAGAGACCTGAATCTGATCGACAAACCGACAAACCTCCGGGACCTGGTCTTGCGTAAAAACAGGCACCTTGCTAAGGAACTGGATAACATTTTAGCAAATGACAACAAACTGCTGATCATCTTGGACGGCTTTGACGAGTTCAGACACTACAGGAGCTGTGACGTAGACGCATTTGTGACTGAGCCAGATGAAGATGCAGAGGTGGTGGAGGTCCTTGGGAGTCTGTTGCAAGGTGAACTGCTGCCGAATGCTTCCGTCATGCTGACAAGTCGACCAGCAGCAATCGACCACATCCCTGTGGGCTGTATTGACCGATTTGTCCTCATCGCTGGTTTCTCCTTGGCTGAAGTTCAGGACTTCTTTTTACGTTACTTCCAGGACAGTGTCATTGCTGACCGCATGTTTGCAGTGGTGTCAGCGAATGAGCTAATGCTGACGCTGTGCTACATACCTGCGTTTTGCTTCATCGTGTGCTGCATCCTCAAAGAAAGCAAAAACCTCTGTGGAGAGAGCCCTAAGACCATGACCGACATTTACGTGCAGTATCTGGTGGCCTTACTTCGCTCTCACACTCAAGCAAGAGCCGAAACATTTCGTCAAGACCAAAAAGCGGGGGCCGTCCACCAGCTGTCAGATATCGTGCTAAAGCTTGGTCGACTCGCCTTCCAAAAGCTAAtagagcatcaaacacttttctACAGCAGCGACCAAGATGTTGCAGCGTTAGAGGGATGCAGCCTTGTTAGTACCTTCCTTGACAAGACAGTGGCGCAAGAGCCTGGCTGCACTGAAGAAGTTTACTCCTTTGCACACCTGACTGTTCAAGAGTTCTTTGCTGcagttttttgtgcagtgacaGATCACCCATTACCTGATGCACTCCAGTACACTGCAAGTCCAGGGGAGGGCTCCAACACTGGACATTTAGACCTTTTCAACCGCTTCCTGTCTGGAATCCTCTCTGAACGCAATGTTAATCTTCTGTTGAGGCAGGTGGGGCTGTGTTGCCATAAAAACAAAGTGGACACCTGTCGTCAGAAGATCATCAGAGAGCTTACAATGCTCTGTGAGAATGGGGAACATGTCCTAAACcatttacactgcctgtttgaGCAACAGGACCCTTCTTTGGCCCTTGCTGTGCAACCAAAGACACTACGAGTTAATGTTAGTGATGGAGCACTCGCCCAAATGGATTACAATGCTATCAAGTACTTCCTAAACCTCACAAAGGGCACAATATCAGAGCTGGATCTTACAGGGACAGGAGTGAGCTGTGAGGCACTCAGAGATATTCAGCCTCTGCTGCTCAGGTGTGACAGACTTTGGTGAGTTCCAGGTAAAATTGCATCCTCTCTATCTCTGGAGTCACACATCTATCACACagagttttctttattttatttttcagcctttGCAGTTCCATTTGGGGAACTTTGGTGGCAATTTAAAGGTTGATTCACAAAGTTGTATTGCAATATTCAGCTTAACATTTGCAAATGGCACCCACACTGCTTAGCCAAGGGATAGAGACAAGAAGTTCAGTTACCGATACTTATACAGGCAGTTGTGCATCACAATGGTCTTAGTTCTCACATTTAGCATAAACGCACAGTGTTTTATCTGTACTTTCAGCACATTGTCTGGGCTGTCTATGTTTACTGTGTGGGAACAGAGAGGGCTAAATCCCACAGCTCGGTTTCAGTGACGTGGCACGGAAACAGAGACACATGCAGCTCCCTCGGCTGCCAGAGTTGGTGAGGCTAAAAAGGTCAAGAATTGCCACTTATGTCACACACATCGCTCTGCATCTGTCAAATAGTAAAGTATCAACACATCACGtaagaaacataaaatgtgGCTTATGCGCTAACTCTGCTATTTCATTTTTAAGGCTTGGAGAAAACAACCTTGACATGGACACAGTTCAGGTCATCGCTGATGTGCTGAAAGTGTCAGACAATGTAACCCAACTGGGGTAAGATGTCAAGTGATTTTACAGGCTTTTtttaataagaagaaaatatgtttgtttttttttcaacagaaaGATTACAAGCACTAAGCCAATATAAAAAGTGCACTCATTCTTTTTGTGAGTGAGTAAAGAATCACCCAGACTGTCTCTCACTTTAAATTTAGACTTGGATGGTCAGACATCGGTGATGATGAACTTCTGGCTCTGTCTAGTGCCATACGGGTGAAGAAAAAGCTTGAGGAATTGTGGTAAGACACTGGTGACTAATATCACCATATGACATAACATTTTAGGGAAATGAAAGTCTTtgcagacacagaaaaaaattggTCCTTTTCATTAAACAATGTAGGTCACAGAGTGGTTAGAGATGCTGAAGAGATTTTCCTATTTGATGTTTTGctgatttattcatgtgtgaaatatttaaaacattgttAAAGACATGTTAGTCTTATGTGCTTTGACAGGATGGAGGGAAACCGAGTGAGCTCCAAAGGTCTGCTGTCACTTAGTGACTTGACCCCAAACCCTCTGAAAAGAGTTGTGTAAGTGTTTTCAACAAATAACTCATACCTTTATTTCAACAGTTTGGGTTTTCTAAAGCTTCTGCTGATTCCCCTTTCCTACAGAGCTATATGGAATGACGTGGCTGACACAGACCCAGAGTCCTTCAGCACCCAGGAAAGCATAACTGTGAGCTTCACAGATGACGATATGTGGGAGGCGTGGGGGGAATGGGTCTTCAAAAGGTGTGAGGTCAGCAGCAACGAGAAGTTGGTGACGGTACTCCACAAAGTGTGCAACATATCAGTGCACTGCTTAGAAACCCAGTGGGCAAAGACTTTCTACAAGCAGCTATCGCAGCTCATCAAGCACAGGATCGAGGGCTGCACCGAGGACGACATGTGCAAGAGGCTCAAAAagtttgaggacattttggacCTCTGACAGACATCACTAACCTCAAGTCATAAGCTACATCAAATGTCTGTTTGACGCAGAATGCTTTGAGTGTAACAAACTTTTCTCTCcttttaatatttgtatttgtattttt
Proteins encoded in this region:
- the LOC126404205 gene encoding NLR family CARD domain-containing protein 3-like; amino-acid sequence: MVEKDGCNSCLTALMVLRVSLVDELEGRIDSLLEILVSREVFTRDDREEVLCLLGPRARVRKVLDILTCKGEEAAEIFLSISSHQEEVQTHSNEGNTDQPQSEEYNKVKRKHKDVLARRSESMLFYNTRHGEKILFSEHYVNLLLADGHQGLEIKRHEVLTFGQKRLSLQQKSAVHRKITPAELFSSTHGNRPVKKVLVSGVAGIGKTILVQKMLFDFGGNREHLAFDFIIHMTFRDLNLIDKPTNLRDLVLRKNRHLAKELDNILANDNKLLIILDGFDEFRHYRSCDVDAFVTEPDEDAEVVEVLGSLLQGELLPNASVMLTSRPAAIDHIPVGCIDRFVLIAGFSLAEVQDFFLRYFQDSVIADRMFAVVSANELMLTLCYIPAFCFIVCCILKESKNLCGESPKTMTDIYVQYLVALLRSHTQARAETFRQDQKAGAVHQLSDIVLKLGRLAFQKLIEHQTLFYSSDQDVAALEGCSLVSTFLDKTVAQEPGCTEEVYSFAHLTVQEFFAAVFCAVTDHPLPDALQYTASPGEGSNTGHLDLFNRFLSGILSERNVNLLLRQVGLCCHKNKVDTCRQKIIRELTMLCENGEHVLNHLHCLFEQQDPSLALAVQPKTLRVNVSDGALAQMDYNAIKYFLNLTKGTISELDLTGTGVSCEALRDIQPLLLRCDRLWLGENNLDMDTVQVIADVLKVSDNVTQLGLGWSDIGDDELLALSSAIRVKKKLEELWMEGNRVSSKGLLSLSDLTPNPLKRVVAIWNDVADTDPESFSTQESITVSFTDDDMWEAWGEWVFKRCEVSSNEKLVTVLHKVCNISVHCLETQWAKTFYKQLSQLIKHRIEGCTEDDMCKRLKKFEDILDL